In Apus apus isolate bApuApu2 chromosome 5, bApuApu2.pri.cur, whole genome shotgun sequence, the following are encoded in one genomic region:
- the HARBI1 gene encoding putative nuclease HARBI1 isoform X1 yields MAVTPAPRGSGRGQRSRSRGSWRTRRLGSGCGRLEALGKLVSEGPQRTPQPPAMAVPIAVLDCDLLLYGRGHRTLDRFKLEDVTDEYLVSTYGFPRQFIYYLVDLLGASLSRPTQRSRAISPETQILAALGFYTSGSFQTRMGDAIGISQASMSRCVANVTEALVERASQFIRFPEDEATVQSLKDDFYGLAGMPGVLGVVDCTHVAIKAPNAEDLSYVNRKGLHSLNCLMVCDARGVLLSAETHWPGSLPDYTVLQQAALTSQFENELHKDGWLLGDSSFYLRTWLMTPLHIPETPAEYRYNMAHSATHNIIERTFRTIRSRFRCLDGSKGTLQYSPEKSSHIILACCVLHNISLEHGLDVWSSPATGHMEQPEEEYEQMESMDSEACRIRQELLLTHFS; encoded by the exons atGGCGGTGACGCCGGCGCCGCGGGGGTCGGGCCGCGGGCAGCGCAGCCGCAGCCGCGGCTCCTGGAGGACACGGCGGCTTGGAAGCGGCTGCGGGCGG CTGGAAGCTCTGGGAAAGCTTGTGTCAGAGGGGCCCCAAAGGACCCCCCAGCCGCCAGCCATGGCCGTACCTATCGCAGTTCTTGACTGCGACCTCTTGCTCTATGGCCGTGGACACAGGACTCTGGATCGCTTCAAGCTGGAGGATGTCACAGATGAGTATCTAGTATCCACGTACGGCTTTCCCCGGCAGTTCATTTACTACCTGGTGGATCTCCTGGGAGCCAGTCTCTCTCGCCCTACGCAGCGGTCCAGGGCCATCAGTCCGGAGACCCAGATACTTGCTGCCCTGGGCTTCTACACCTCCGGCTCCTTCCAGACACGCATGGGAGATGCAATTGGCATCAGTCAAGCCTCCATGAGCCGCTGCGTTGCCAATGTAACCGAGGCATTGGTAGAAAGAGCCTCACAGTTTATTCGCTTTCCTGAGGATGAAGCTACTGTTCAGAGTCTGAAGGATGACTTTTATGGGCTGGCAGGCATGCCGGGAGTGCTGGGGGTGGTTGACTGCACCCACGTGGCAATCAAAGCGCCTAACGCTGAGGACCTGTCCTATGTGAACCGAAAGGGTCTCCATTCTCTGAACTGCCTGATGGTGTGTGATGCCAGAGGAGTCCTTCTGAGCGCAGAAACGCACTGGCCTGGCAGCCTGCCCGACTACACGGTGTTGCAGCAGGCAGCGCTTACAAGCCAATTTGAAAATGAGCTACATAAAGATGGCTGGCTGCTTG GTGACAGCTCCTTCTATCTCCGCACCTGGCTGATGACCCCGCTGCACATCCCCGAGACACCTGCAGAGTATCGTTACAACATGGCCCATTCTGCCACTCACAACATCATTGAGCGGACGTTCAGAACCATTCGGTCACGTTTCCGCTGCCTGGATGGGTCCAAAGGCACCCTGCAGTACTCTCCAGAGAAATCCAGCCACATCATTCTGGCCTGCTGTGTTCTCCATAACATCTCCCTGGAACATGGGCTGGATGTGTGGTCTTCGCCAGCCACAGGACACATGGAACAACCAGAAGAAGAGTATGAGCAGATGGAATCAATGGACTCGGAAGCCTGTCGCATTCGTCAGGAGCTTTTACTTACTCATTTTAGCTAA
- the HARBI1 gene encoding putative nuclease HARBI1 isoform X2 has translation MAVPIAVLDCDLLLYGRGHRTLDRFKLEDVTDEYLVSTYGFPRQFIYYLVDLLGASLSRPTQRSRAISPETQILAALGFYTSGSFQTRMGDAIGISQASMSRCVANVTEALVERASQFIRFPEDEATVQSLKDDFYGLAGMPGVLGVVDCTHVAIKAPNAEDLSYVNRKGLHSLNCLMVCDARGVLLSAETHWPGSLPDYTVLQQAALTSQFENELHKDGWLLGDSSFYLRTWLMTPLHIPETPAEYRYNMAHSATHNIIERTFRTIRSRFRCLDGSKGTLQYSPEKSSHIILACCVLHNISLEHGLDVWSSPATGHMEQPEEEYEQMESMDSEACRIRQELLLTHFS, from the exons ATGGCCGTACCTATCGCAGTTCTTGACTGCGACCTCTTGCTCTATGGCCGTGGACACAGGACTCTGGATCGCTTCAAGCTGGAGGATGTCACAGATGAGTATCTAGTATCCACGTACGGCTTTCCCCGGCAGTTCATTTACTACCTGGTGGATCTCCTGGGAGCCAGTCTCTCTCGCCCTACGCAGCGGTCCAGGGCCATCAGTCCGGAGACCCAGATACTTGCTGCCCTGGGCTTCTACACCTCCGGCTCCTTCCAGACACGCATGGGAGATGCAATTGGCATCAGTCAAGCCTCCATGAGCCGCTGCGTTGCCAATGTAACCGAGGCATTGGTAGAAAGAGCCTCACAGTTTATTCGCTTTCCTGAGGATGAAGCTACTGTTCAGAGTCTGAAGGATGACTTTTATGGGCTGGCAGGCATGCCGGGAGTGCTGGGGGTGGTTGACTGCACCCACGTGGCAATCAAAGCGCCTAACGCTGAGGACCTGTCCTATGTGAACCGAAAGGGTCTCCATTCTCTGAACTGCCTGATGGTGTGTGATGCCAGAGGAGTCCTTCTGAGCGCAGAAACGCACTGGCCTGGCAGCCTGCCCGACTACACGGTGTTGCAGCAGGCAGCGCTTACAAGCCAATTTGAAAATGAGCTACATAAAGATGGCTGGCTGCTTG GTGACAGCTCCTTCTATCTCCGCACCTGGCTGATGACCCCGCTGCACATCCCCGAGACACCTGCAGAGTATCGTTACAACATGGCCCATTCTGCCACTCACAACATCATTGAGCGGACGTTCAGAACCATTCGGTCACGTTTCCGCTGCCTGGATGGGTCCAAAGGCACCCTGCAGTACTCTCCAGAGAAATCCAGCCACATCATTCTGGCCTGCTGTGTTCTCCATAACATCTCCCTGGAACATGGGCTGGATGTGTGGTCTTCGCCAGCCACAGGACACATGGAACAACCAGAAGAAGAGTATGAGCAGATGGAATCAATGGACTCGGAAGCCTGTCGCATTCGTCAGGAGCTTTTACTTACTCATTTTAGCTAA